In a single window of the Tautonia rosea genome:
- the ppk2 gene encoding polyphosphate kinase 2 — MSQNTQGRDLPTENADALARNVETFTVLQQSAEAQDAQASAAEDVLNTSQPKPESYQEALKTLEAILEGASPDDAEALKTALSRWQNFETRLPISPDDELVDDWRGAVYPYKNRLSRKSYERQKYHLQVELLKLQAWVRETGQRIVILFEGRDAAGKGGTIKRFMEHLNPRGARVIALEKPTNEERGQWYFQRYLQHMPTHGEIVLFDRSWYNRAGVERVMGFCTDEEYAAFMHQAPEIERHLVNSGIQLIKFWFSVSRKEQRRRFKERQIHPLKQWKLSPIDMASLDKWDEYTTAKEAMFFHTDHSECPWIVVKTDCKKRARLNAMRYVLHSQDYTGKDLSKIGQTDPLIVGRASFSGNMG, encoded by the coding sequence ATGAGCCAGAATACTCAGGGCAGAGACCTCCCAACCGAAAATGCCGACGCCTTGGCCAGGAACGTCGAAACCTTCACCGTGCTCCAGCAGAGCGCCGAAGCTCAGGACGCACAGGCCAGCGCCGCCGAAGACGTGCTCAACACCTCGCAGCCCAAACCCGAGAGCTACCAGGAAGCCCTGAAAACCCTCGAAGCCATCCTCGAAGGGGCCTCGCCCGACGACGCCGAGGCACTCAAGACGGCCCTCTCACGCTGGCAGAACTTCGAGACCCGCCTGCCCATCAGCCCAGACGACGAGCTGGTCGACGACTGGCGCGGCGCCGTCTACCCGTACAAGAACCGCCTGTCTCGCAAGAGCTACGAACGCCAGAAATATCACCTGCAGGTCGAGTTGCTCAAGCTGCAGGCCTGGGTCCGAGAAACCGGCCAGCGGATCGTGATCCTCTTCGAAGGCCGCGACGCCGCCGGCAAAGGGGGCACGATCAAGCGCTTCATGGAACACCTCAACCCCCGAGGTGCCCGCGTCATCGCCCTGGAGAAGCCGACCAACGAGGAACGCGGCCAGTGGTACTTCCAGCGCTACCTCCAGCACATGCCCACCCACGGCGAGATCGTCCTCTTTGACCGCTCCTGGTACAACCGCGCCGGGGTCGAACGGGTCATGGGCTTCTGCACCGACGAGGAGTACGCTGCCTTCATGCACCAGGCCCCCGAAATCGAGCGCCACCTGGTCAACAGCGGCATCCAACTGATCAAGTTCTGGTTCTCGGTCAGCCGCAAAGAGCAGCGCCGACGGTTCAAGGAGCGGCAGATCCACCCCCTCAAACAGTGGAAGCTCAGCCCCATCGACATGGCCTCGCTCGACAAGTGGGATGAATACACCACCGCCAAGGAAGCCATGTTCTTCCACACCGACCACTCCGAGTGCCCCTGGATCGTCGTCAAGACCGACTGCAAGAAACGCGCCCGGCTCAACGCCATGCGCTACGTGCTCCACTCCCAGGATTACACCGGCAAGGACCTCAGCAAGATCGGCCAGACCGACCCCCTCATCGTCGGCCGGGCCAGCTTCTCCGGCAACATGGGATAG
- a CDS encoding cellulase family glycosylhydrolase, which produces MSTPHLSPKLLFPFALALTLASSSASPTHGQDQDQGRERWTPERANAWYDSLPWLVGCNYNPSTAINQLEMWQADTFDPETIDRELGWAEDLGFTSIRVYLHHLLWEQDADGFVDRMDRFLAIADRHDIGVMFVLFDSVWDPHPKLGPQRDPEPGVHNSGWVQSPGADDLMNPDREELLKAYTVGVISRFKDDPRVHAWDLWNEPDNTNDNSYGRNKLDREPEGKRERTLELLERCFSWARSANPSQPLTSGVWIGQWSDPDRLSPTERVQLEQSDIITFHSYDPLDRASRCVENLRRYGRPLLCTEFMARPNGSTFDPILGYFKAQHVGAYCWGFVAGRSNTIYPWDSWQNPYDSEPPVWFHDIFRLDGTPYRPEEVSFIKRLTEQAD; this is translated from the coding sequence ATGAGCACACCCCACCTCTCCCCGAAGCTCCTGTTCCCCTTCGCACTGGCCCTGACCCTTGCTTCCTCAAGCGCCAGCCCGACTCACGGTCAGGATCAGGACCAGGGTCGCGAGCGCTGGACCCCCGAACGGGCCAACGCCTGGTACGACAGCCTCCCCTGGCTCGTCGGCTGCAATTACAACCCAAGCACCGCCATCAACCAGCTTGAAATGTGGCAGGCCGACACCTTCGACCCCGAGACCATCGACCGCGAACTCGGATGGGCCGAGGATCTCGGATTCACCAGCATTCGCGTCTATCTGCATCACCTGCTCTGGGAACAGGACGCCGACGGCTTCGTCGACCGCATGGACCGTTTCCTCGCCATCGCCGACCGTCATGATATCGGCGTCATGTTCGTCCTGTTCGACAGCGTCTGGGATCCCCACCCGAAGCTCGGCCCCCAGCGCGACCCCGAGCCCGGCGTGCACAACTCCGGATGGGTCCAGTCCCCCGGCGCCGACGACCTGATGAACCCCGACCGTGAAGAACTTCTCAAGGCTTACACCGTCGGCGTCATCTCCCGCTTCAAGGACGACCCCCGCGTCCACGCCTGGGACCTCTGGAACGAGCCGGATAACACCAACGACAACAGCTACGGCCGCAACAAGCTCGACCGCGAGCCCGAAGGCAAGCGCGAGCGCACCCTCGAACTCCTCGAACGCTGCTTCTCCTGGGCCCGCTCCGCCAATCCAAGCCAACCGCTCACCTCCGGCGTCTGGATCGGCCAGTGGTCCGACCCCGACCGCCTCTCCCCCACCGAGCGCGTCCAGCTTGAGCAGTCCGACATCATCACCTTCCACTCTTACGATCCCCTCGACCGCGCCTCCCGCTGCGTCGAGAACCTCCGCCGCTACGGCCGACCCCTCCTCTGCACCGAGTTCATGGCCCGCCCCAACGGCAGCACCTTCGACCCCATCCTCGGTTACTTCAAGGCTCAACACGTCGGCGCGTACTGCTGGGGCTTCGTCGCCGGCCGCTCCAACACCATTTACCCCTGGGACTCCTGGCAGAACCCCTACGACTCCGAGCCCCCCGTCTGGTTCCACGACATCTTTCGCCTCGACGGCACCCCCTACCGCCCCGAGGAAGTCTCCTTTATCAAGCGCCTCACCGAGCAGGCCGATTGA
- a CDS encoding right-handed parallel beta-helix repeat-containing protein, with protein MRLFNEATGSICRRIGNTSNTPRPGDLRSLNRGTRTRRHRPGIRLEMLEDRTLLSTFEVMNLHPDGEGSLRWAIVQANADPDRADDIVFADDLAGTIELTTALPDLTGELTITGPGAETLTVARNPPENTPDFSVFVVSAGANITLSGLTITGGRAENGGGISNEGSLALTEIVVFGNSAERGGGIFSSGTATIANSSFIDNTTLRGGGMYNSGTATISNSSFSGNEAGAWGGGLYNYGTATISDSSFSGNRAPYYDDEEGGGGGGGIYNHRTATVSVSTSSFSGNEAAFSGGGIFSSGTATISNSSFSDNTGSGLSNRGTATISDSSFSDNTGSGLSNRGTATISSSSFNGNTGYGLSNGGRAEITDSTFSDNTALWEGGGLYNSGIVTISNSSFSNNSSTISGGLYNSGTATISNSSFSSNSSGTSGGLYNSGTATITDSSFSSNTGGGAGWRPV; from the coding sequence ATGAGACTCTTCAATGAAGCGACCGGTTCCATTTGTCGACGCATTGGCAACACCTCAAACACACCACGCCCCGGCGATCTCCGATCCCTGAATCGCGGGACCAGAACACGCCGCCACCGGCCCGGCATCCGGCTGGAGATGCTCGAGGACCGGACGCTGCTCTCGACCTTCGAGGTCATGAACCTCCACCCCGACGGCGAGGGCTCGCTCCGCTGGGCGATCGTGCAGGCCAACGCCGACCCCGACCGCGCCGACGACATCGTCTTCGCCGACGACCTGGCCGGCACGATCGAACTGACCACGGCCCTCCCCGACTTGACGGGCGAACTGACCATCACCGGCCCCGGCGCCGAGACCTTGACCGTCGCCCGCAACCCCCCCGAGAACACGCCAGACTTCTCCGTCTTCGTCGTCTCGGCCGGCGCCAACATTACCCTCTCCGGCCTGACGATCACCGGCGGTCGGGCCGAAAACGGTGGTGGAATCTCCAATGAGGGATCACTGGCCCTCACCGAAATCGTCGTCTTCGGCAACTCCGCCGAACGCGGTGGCGGCATTTTTAGCAGCGGCACCGCAACCATCGCCAACTCCTCCTTCATCGACAACACCACCTTACGCGGCGGCGGCATGTATAACAGCGGCACCGCAACCATCTCAAACTCCTCCTTCAGCGGGAATGAAGCAGGTGCATGGGGCGGTGGCCTGTATAACTATGGCACCGCCACCATCTCCGACTCCTCGTTCAGCGGCAACAGGGCGCCTTATTACGATGATGAGGAGGGCGGCGGCGGCGGCGGCGGCATTTATAACCACCGCACCGCGACCGTCTCTGTCTCCACCTCCTCCTTCAGCGGCAATGAGGCGGCTTTTTCGGGCGGCGGTATTTTTAGCAGCGGCACCGCAACCATCTCAAACTCCTCCTTCAGCGACAACACAGGCAGTGGTCTCTCCAACCGGGGCACCGCCACCATCTCCGACTCCTCCTTCAGCGACAACACAGGCAGTGGTCTCTCCAACCGGGGCACGGCGACCATCTCCAGCTCCTCCTTCAATGGCAACACAGGCTACGGACTCTCCAACGGGGGCAGGGCAGAGATCACCGACTCCACCTTCAGCGACAACACGGCGCTCTGGGAGGGAGGCGGCCTGTATAACAGTGGCATCGTAACCATCTCCAACTCCTCCTTTAGCAACAACTCCTCCACAATTAGCGGCGGCCTGTATAACAGCGGCACCGCAACCATCTCAAACTCCTCCTTCAGCAGCAACTCCTCCGGAACCAGCGGCGGCCTGTATAACAGCGGCACCGCGACGATCACCGACTCCTCCTTCAGCAGCAACACAGGGGGGGGGGCAGGGTGGCGGCCTGTATAA
- a CDS encoding PEP-CTERM sorting domain-containing protein (PEP-CTERM proteins occur, often in large numbers, in the proteomes of bacteria that also encode an exosortase, a predicted intramembrane cysteine proteinase. The presence of a PEP-CTERM domain at a protein's C-terminus predicts cleavage within the sorting domain, followed by covalent anchoring to some some component of the (usually Gram-negative) cell surface. Many PEP-CTERM proteins exhibit an unusual sequence composition that includes large numbers of potential glycosylation sites. Expression of one such protein has been shown restore the ability of a bacterium to form floc, a type of biofilm.) — translation MEDRSAESKCAMQRSGVAVVFAALIWITTGFGGNALEAATITVLEDNGNVIYDFSSPNKLDIDVDWLSTQPVLLDVLLGPNDTDSTIFFSGFHLNLTGLPWSGFSVELEGGATWELGDTNDWQIIPGATGGLSSRSFSSTRAQMSFNPAIEPFDALVLGDAGGPIDPDLDWRIALNGLGSGDSFQIRLSAIPIPEPSSLALTATSALAGLGLLWNRRRRQAMTS, via the coding sequence ATGGAAGATCGAAGTGCTGAGAGCAAATGTGCGATGCAGAGGAGCGGAGTAGCTGTCGTCTTTGCGGCATTGATCTGGATAACGACGGGTTTCGGCGGCAATGCTCTGGAAGCGGCCACGATCACGGTCCTCGAGGACAACGGCAACGTCATCTACGACTTCTCCAGCCCCAACAAGCTCGACATCGATGTCGATTGGCTCAGCACGCAGCCGGTCCTCCTGGATGTCCTGCTGGGGCCGAATGATACGGACTCGACGATCTTCTTCAGCGGCTTCCACCTCAACCTGACCGGGCTCCCCTGGTCCGGCTTCTCCGTCGAACTCGAAGGCGGCGCGACCTGGGAGCTGGGCGACACAAACGACTGGCAGATCATCCCGGGCGCCACCGGGGGTCTTTCGTCGAGATCCTTCTCATCCACAAGGGCGCAGATGTCCTTCAATCCGGCGATCGAACCCTTCGACGCCCTGGTCCTCGGCGACGCGGGCGGCCCGATCGATCCCGATCTGGACTGGAGGATCGCCCTCAATGGCCTCGGCTCCGGCGATTCCTTCCAGATCCGCCTGTCCGCCATCCCCATCCCCGAGCCGTCCAGCCTGGCGCTGACGGCAACGAGTGCCCTGGCGGGCCTGGGCCTGCTGTGGAATCGTCGTCGCCGCCAGGCAATGACCTCCTGA
- a CDS encoding FkbM family methyltransferase, which translates to MSVKSKVVEGVLKQFRRRGLQITRLPFPNDHPLNLLTLLADRIPHTGADFSLVQIGANDGISNDPVHDLIIERGWSALLVEPLTDAFDRLKKTYENVDHVQCVNCAIGHSDGTMTLWRVAEAPGSPASRCTSFSRAVLAKQYRSIPNLESRIQPIEVPSFTLQSLLERCKVGRIDLLQIDTEGFDFEVIKMMFSTPIRPGIINFENNHLSYEDKVACARLLREQGYRYLSFGRDTTAFRTEGAVPA; encoded by the coding sequence ATGTCCGTGAAATCGAAAGTGGTCGAGGGAGTCCTCAAGCAGTTCCGTCGCCGAGGGCTTCAGATCACGCGGCTTCCGTTTCCGAACGACCATCCGCTGAACCTCTTGACCTTGCTTGCCGATCGGATTCCGCATACCGGGGCCGACTTCTCGCTGGTGCAAATCGGGGCCAACGATGGTATCTCGAATGACCCGGTGCACGACTTAATCATCGAGCGCGGGTGGTCGGCCCTGCTGGTCGAACCGTTGACGGATGCGTTTGATCGCTTGAAGAAGACGTATGAGAACGTGGATCATGTGCAGTGCGTCAACTGTGCGATTGGGCATAGCGACGGGACGATGACCCTCTGGCGGGTGGCAGAGGCGCCGGGGAGTCCGGCAAGCCGTTGCACGTCGTTTTCGAGGGCGGTGCTGGCCAAGCAGTATCGGAGCATTCCGAACCTGGAGAGCCGGATTCAGCCGATCGAGGTGCCGTCGTTCACGCTGCAATCCTTGCTGGAGCGTTGCAAGGTTGGTCGGATCGACCTGTTGCAGATTGACACCGAGGGGTTCGACTTCGAGGTGATCAAGATGATGTTCTCGACCCCGATCCGGCCGGGGATCATCAATTTTGAGAATAATCACCTTTCGTACGAAGACAAGGTGGCCTGCGCTCGATTGCTCCGCGAGCAAGGGTACCGGTATCTCTCGTTCGGCCGCGACACGACGGCGTTTCGTACCGAGGGGGCAGTGCCGGCGTGA